The following proteins are co-located in the Bordetella bronchialis genome:
- a CDS encoding NADP(H)-dependent aldo-keto reductase → MKYRKLGRTDIDVSLIGLGTMTFGEQNSEADAHQQLDYALAHGVNLVDTAEMYPVPPKAETQGRTEAYIGTWIAKTRRRHEIVLASKIAGPVRDPKRPGHIREGKTFHDRKNLTAALDASLKRLQTDYLDLYQLHWPDRTTMTFGQSNYPWVKDDYTVPIAETLSVLQDFVKQGKVRHIGVSNETPWGVAQFIRHAEVDGLPRIVSIQNPYNLLNRLYEQGLSEFSHHDGVGLLAYSPLAMGMLTGKYENGVRPQGSRLALFSRFTRYNSPQAEAATSEYVALAKQHGLTPTQLALAFINQQPFVTSNLIGATNLDQLKENIESVDVTLDGNVLAAIDEIHRRQPNPAP, encoded by the coding sequence TTGAAATACCGCAAACTTGGCCGTACCGATATCGATGTCAGCCTGATCGGGCTGGGCACCATGACCTTCGGGGAACAGAACTCCGAAGCCGACGCCCACCAGCAGCTGGACTACGCGCTGGCGCATGGCGTCAACCTGGTCGATACCGCCGAGATGTACCCCGTCCCGCCGAAGGCCGAGACCCAGGGCCGCACCGAAGCCTACATCGGGACCTGGATCGCCAAGACCCGGCGCCGCCACGAGATCGTGCTGGCCAGCAAGATCGCCGGCCCGGTGCGCGATCCCAAGCGACCCGGGCATATCCGCGAAGGCAAGACCTTCCATGACCGCAAGAACCTGACCGCGGCCCTGGACGCCAGCCTGAAGCGCCTGCAGACCGATTATCTGGACCTGTACCAGCTGCATTGGCCCGACCGCACCACCATGACCTTCGGCCAGTCCAACTATCCCTGGGTCAAGGACGACTACACCGTGCCGATCGCGGAAACGCTCTCGGTGCTGCAGGATTTCGTCAAGCAGGGCAAGGTGCGCCACATCGGCGTGTCCAACGAAACGCCCTGGGGCGTGGCGCAATTCATCCGCCATGCCGAGGTCGACGGCCTACCGCGCATCGTTTCCATCCAGAATCCCTACAACCTGCTCAATCGCCTGTACGAACAGGGCCTGTCGGAATTCAGCCACCACGACGGCGTCGGCCTGCTGGCCTACTCGCCGCTGGCCATGGGCATGCTGACCGGCAAGTACGAGAACGGCGTGCGTCCGCAGGGTTCGCGCCTGGCGCTGTTCTCGCGCTTCACGCGCTACAACAGCCCGCAGGCCGAGGCGGCCACCAGCGAATACGTGGCGCTCGCGAAGCAGCATGGCCTGACACCCACCCAACTGGCGCTGGCCTTCATCAACCAGCAGCCCTTCGTCACCAGCAACCTGATCGGCGCGACCAACCTGGACCAGCTCAAGGAAAATATCGAGAGCGTCGACGTCACGCTGGACGGCAACGTGCTCGCCGCGATCGACGAGATCCATCGCCGGCAGCCGAATCCGGCGCCGTAG
- a CDS encoding aldehyde dehydrogenase family protein: MNDTEENPDLSSRVAAALPTRRGLYYGGRWHEPLSGQHARSINPATQEDLGPYAVAGQPDIDAAVRSAAEAAAAWRAVSPLERGALLRRAAAIVREHAWELALIDAADCGNPVRQMRDDAVIAATQLEYFAGLVLELKGETIPTLNGSLDYTLREPLGVVARIIPFNHPFMFAAGKIAAPLAAGNTVIVKPPEQAPLSSLRLFELIGQVFPAGVLNCLTGDRATGAALSAHPDVAAVALIGSVNAGKAVMRTAADGLKKVLLELGGKNAMLAYPDADPEKAALGAVRGMNFTWCGQSCGSTSRLFLHESQHDRILARIVALTADMHRPGLPTDTRTTMGALVSREQMDKTLSYIESALAEGAAVAHGGRRCQEAALRDGYFVEPTILAGVTPVMRVAREEIFGPVLSVFRWSNEDELYAAVNGVEYGLTASIWTRDLATAHRAAARVQAGYVWINGSSNHFIGAPFGGYKHSGIGREECKEELLEFTQIKNVNVTLD; encoded by the coding sequence ATGAACGACACCGAAGAGAACCCCGATCTGTCCAGCCGCGTGGCGGCTGCCCTGCCGACCCGGCGCGGCCTGTATTACGGCGGGCGCTGGCACGAACCCTTGTCCGGCCAGCACGCCCGCAGCATCAATCCCGCCACGCAGGAAGACCTGGGCCCCTATGCCGTCGCCGGACAGCCGGACATCGATGCCGCGGTCCGCTCGGCCGCCGAAGCGGCGGCCGCCTGGCGAGCGGTTTCGCCGCTGGAGCGTGGCGCCCTGCTGCGGCGCGCCGCGGCCATCGTGCGCGAGCACGCCTGGGAGCTGGCGCTGATCGACGCCGCCGATTGCGGCAATCCGGTGCGGCAGATGCGCGACGACGCGGTGATCGCCGCCACGCAACTGGAGTACTTCGCCGGCCTGGTGCTGGAACTGAAGGGCGAGACCATTCCCACGCTGAACGGATCCCTGGATTACACGCTGCGCGAACCGCTGGGCGTGGTGGCACGGATCATCCCCTTCAACCACCCCTTCATGTTCGCCGCCGGCAAGATCGCCGCGCCGCTGGCCGCGGGCAACACCGTCATCGTCAAGCCGCCGGAACAGGCGCCGCTGTCCAGCCTGCGCCTGTTCGAATTGATCGGCCAGGTGTTCCCGGCGGGCGTGCTCAACTGCCTGACCGGCGATCGCGCGACCGGCGCGGCGCTGTCCGCGCATCCGGACGTGGCGGCCGTGGCCCTGATCGGCAGCGTCAATGCGGGCAAGGCCGTCATGCGCACGGCCGCCGACGGCCTGAAGAAAGTGCTGCTGGAGCTGGGCGGCAAGAACGCCATGCTGGCCTACCCTGACGCCGATCCGGAAAAAGCCGCGCTGGGCGCCGTGCGCGGCATGAACTTCACCTGGTGCGGGCAATCGTGCGGCTCGACCAGCCGCCTGTTCCTGCACGAATCCCAGCACGACCGCATCCTGGCTCGCATCGTTGCGCTGACGGCCGACATGCACCGTCCCGGCCTGCCCACCGATACCCGCACGACCATGGGCGCGCTGGTGTCCCGCGAGCAAATGGACAAGACGCTGTCCTATATCGAATCGGCCCTTGCCGAGGGAGCAGCCGTCGCGCACGGCGGCCGGCGCTGCCAGGAAGCCGCCTTGCGCGACGGCTACTTCGTCGAGCCCACGATACTGGCCGGCGTCACGCCCGTCATGCGCGTGGCGCGCGAGGAAATCTTCGGTCCCGTGCTGTCCGTCTTCCGCTGGTCGAACGAGGACGAACTCTACGCCGCGGTCAATGGCGTGGAATACGGCCTGACCGCCTCGATCTGGACGCGCGACCTGGCCACGGCGCACCGGGCGGCCGCCCGCGTGCAGGCCGGCTATGTCTGGATCAATGGCTCGTCCAACCACTTCATCGGCGCGCCCTTCGGCGGCTACAAGCATTCCGGGATCGGACGCGAGGAGTGCAAGGAAGAGCTGCTGGAATTCACGCAGATCAAGAACGTCAACGTCACACTGGACTGA
- a CDS encoding thiamine pyrophosphate-binding protein produces the protein MPTQNHPAAPRWGSDYLVDLMRHIGLEYVALNPGASFRGLHDSLVNYLGDAAPRMLTVLHEEHAVAIAHGYAKATGRPMGAVLHANVGLMHGSMAIFDAYCDRVPVLVFGATGPVDTARRRPWIDWLHTSKDQGALVRSFVKWDAEPASLEAARDAVLRARQIATTLPQGPTYVCFDSVLQETPCAAAPPLPPLQRYEAPRPPGLSATAAREVAERLYAARRPVILAGRVSRGEKDWQRRVALAEHCNATVLTDFKVGAAFPTRHPLHGAAPGYFMSEEGLAKLREADTILSLDWVDLAGTLQSAHGRNAVPAHVIQVSLDQTLHNGYGGEHQGLPAIDTYLMCDPDACATQVLEALRTLGPARMAPPASATPPRPAPAEESGPDGIPLTVFAGTISTRLQRNAPACLIRTNLGWPGGAHPFCHPLDYLGYDGGAGVGSGPGMSVGAALGLRHSGRLPVSVLGDGDFLMGVTAFWTAVRYEIPLLVVVANNRSFFNDEVHQEKVAIVRGRPVENKWVGQRLESPEIDIAAMARAQGALAWGPVASKTELERALDEAVEAVRSGKVAVIDARVGREYAPSMAKALARGD, from the coding sequence ATGCCCACGCAAAACCATCCTGCCGCCCCGCGTTGGGGCAGCGACTACCTTGTCGACCTGATGCGCCACATCGGCCTGGAATACGTGGCGCTGAATCCGGGCGCCAGCTTCCGCGGCCTGCACGACAGCCTGGTCAACTACCTGGGCGACGCCGCGCCGCGCATGCTGACGGTGCTGCACGAGGAACACGCCGTGGCCATCGCCCACGGCTATGCGAAAGCGACGGGACGTCCCATGGGCGCGGTGCTGCACGCCAATGTGGGCCTGATGCACGGATCCATGGCGATCTTCGACGCCTACTGCGACCGCGTGCCGGTGCTGGTGTTCGGCGCCACGGGCCCCGTCGATACGGCGCGCCGCCGTCCCTGGATCGATTGGCTGCACACGTCCAAGGACCAGGGCGCGCTGGTTCGCTCCTTCGTCAAATGGGACGCGGAACCGGCATCGCTGGAAGCGGCGCGTGACGCCGTCCTGCGCGCCCGCCAGATCGCCACGACGCTGCCGCAAGGTCCGACCTACGTCTGTTTCGACAGCGTATTGCAGGAAACTCCCTGCGCGGCCGCGCCGCCGCTGCCGCCGCTGCAACGCTACGAGGCCCCCCGCCCTCCGGGCTTGAGCGCCACGGCGGCACGCGAGGTTGCCGAACGCCTGTACGCGGCGCGGCGCCCGGTCATCCTGGCGGGCCGTGTGTCGCGCGGGGAAAAGGACTGGCAGCGGCGGGTGGCGTTGGCGGAACACTGCAACGCCACCGTGTTGACGGATTTCAAAGTGGGCGCGGCCTTTCCGACGCGCCATCCCCTGCATGGGGCGGCGCCCGGCTATTTCATGAGCGAAGAGGGGCTGGCCAAGCTGCGCGAGGCCGACACGATACTGAGCCTGGACTGGGTGGACCTGGCGGGCACGCTGCAATCGGCCCATGGCCGGAACGCGGTACCGGCGCACGTGATCCAGGTGTCGCTGGACCAGACGCTGCACAACGGCTACGGCGGCGAGCACCAGGGCCTGCCGGCCATCGATACCTACCTGATGTGCGATCCCGATGCGTGCGCGACGCAAGTGCTGGAGGCCTTGCGCACGCTGGGACCCGCCCGCATGGCGCCGCCGGCATCCGCCACACCGCCGCGCCCGGCCCCCGCCGAAGAGAGCGGCCCGGACGGGATCCCGCTGACGGTATTCGCGGGCACGATCAGCACCCGCCTGCAACGCAATGCGCCGGCCTGCCTGATACGCACGAACCTGGGCTGGCCGGGCGGCGCGCATCCCTTTTGCCATCCGCTGGACTATCTCGGCTACGACGGCGGCGCGGGCGTGGGCTCGGGCCCGGGCATGTCGGTCGGCGCCGCACTGGGACTGCGGCATAGCGGGCGCCTGCCGGTTTCAGTGCTGGGCGACGGCGATTTCCTGATGGGCGTGACGGCGTTCTGGACGGCGGTGCGCTACGAGATCCCGCTGCTGGTCGTGGTGGCGAACAACCGTTCGTTCTTCAATGACGAGGTTCACCAGGAAAAAGTCGCGATCGTGCGGGGCCGGCCGGTCGAAAACAAGTGGGTCGGGCAACGGCTGGAAAGCCCGGAAATCGATATCGCGGCGATGGCGCGGGCGCAGGGAGCATTGGCCTGGGGGCCGGTTGCGTCCAAGACGGAACTGGAGCGAGCGCTCGACGAGGCGGTCGAGGCGGTCCGCTCAGGCAAAGTAGCGGTGATCGATGCCAGGGTCGGCCGGGAATACGCACCCTCGATGGCGAAGGCGCTGGCGCGCGGGGATTAG
- a CDS encoding citrate/2-methylcitrate synthase: MDKARRRTAGSAPREPAPSQAAGTLVDARTAIERLGIKMQTLYAYVSRGWIRVVPAVGGKGNLYYVEDIEALGARGRGRSMAGASGERMIRWGGNAVMQTSITAIGPEGPRYRGKPAADLVRSHRSFEDCTELLWNGLLPDAPVMWQPARPGAGFQALADGITQVAARNHSRRLLSVAVEAYAASLGRNPELTLGAPTLAARQLTQAMAAATGLLGPKPVYVLNDAPQPIAAVLADNLGIRTTPAHLRILDAALILSADNELAPATFAARIAASAGADLFSCVTTALGAFEGMLTGLGCEQAEAALAQARTPEAYLDHLKGMLARKSPVPGYGHPLYPDGDPRATLLLELAREIAPVGARGKTALKSVDRAQEELGLKPNLPMALAVLCAVLSAPAGAPGALMSVGRAAGWVAHALEQRLAGFLVRPRARYIGPS, translated from the coding sequence ATGGACAAAGCACGCAGGAGAACCGCCGGGTCCGCGCCGCGCGAGCCCGCCCCCAGCCAGGCCGCGGGTACGCTGGTCGATGCCCGCACGGCGATCGAGCGGCTGGGCATCAAAATGCAGACGCTGTACGCCTATGTGAGCCGGGGCTGGATACGGGTGGTGCCGGCCGTGGGCGGCAAGGGCAATCTGTATTACGTGGAAGACATCGAGGCCCTGGGCGCGCGCGGCCGCGGCCGGTCGATGGCCGGCGCCAGCGGCGAGCGGATGATCCGCTGGGGCGGCAATGCGGTAATGCAGACGTCGATCACCGCGATCGGACCGGAAGGTCCGCGCTATCGCGGCAAGCCGGCGGCCGACCTGGTACGCAGCCATCGCTCGTTCGAAGACTGCACGGAGCTGCTGTGGAACGGGCTGCTGCCCGACGCGCCCGTGATGTGGCAGCCCGCCCGGCCCGGCGCGGGCTTCCAGGCGCTGGCCGACGGCATCACGCAGGTGGCGGCCCGCAATCATTCCCGCCGGTTGCTGTCGGTGGCGGTGGAAGCCTATGCCGCGAGCCTGGGCCGCAACCCGGAACTGACGCTGGGCGCCCCGACGCTGGCGGCGCGCCAGCTGACGCAGGCCATGGCGGCGGCGACCGGCCTGCTGGGCCCGAAGCCGGTCTATGTGCTGAACGACGCGCCGCAGCCGATTGCCGCGGTGCTTGCCGACAATCTGGGCATCAGGACGACGCCGGCGCATTTGCGCATCCTGGACGCCGCGCTGATCCTGAGCGCCGACAACGAACTCGCCCCGGCGACTTTCGCGGCCCGCATCGCGGCGTCGGCCGGTGCCGACCTGTTCTCTTGCGTGACCACGGCGCTGGGCGCCTTCGAGGGCATGCTGACCGGGCTCGGATGCGAGCAGGCGGAGGCGGCGCTGGCGCAGGCAAGGACACCGGAGGCCTACCTGGATCACCTGAAGGGAATGCTGGCACGCAAGAGCCCGGTTCCCGGCTACGGGCATCCTCTCTATCCCGACGGCGATCCGCGCGCGACGCTGCTGCTGGAACTTGCCCGCGAGATCGCGCCCGTCGGCGCGCGGGGCAAGACGGCGCTAAAGTCGGTGGATCGCGCGCAAGAAGAGCTGGGCCTGAAGCCCAACCTGCCCATGGCGCTGGCGGTGCTGTGCGCGGTCCTGTCCGCACCGGCAGGCGCCCCTGGCGCCCTCATGTCCGTCGGCCGCGCAGCCGGCTGGGTAGCCCATGCCCTGGAGCAACGGCTGGCGGGATTTCTGGTTCGGCCGCGGGCCAGGTATATCGGCCCGTCGTAG
- a CDS encoding Bug family tripartite tricarboxylate transporter substrate binding protein, protein MFNRHVLSSRPGRWGAALVMTLALAGACRAAYPEHPVTLVSAFPPGGSTDVIGRMLSPRLGEIFKQTFIVENRAGASGNIASEYVVRSAPDGQVILIGNNTMTVNAALGVKQNFDLQKDLTPIMAIAETPVALAVSTKLPVNSVQELIAYGKAHPGTLSFSSCGTGTAQHFAGVEFAHRAGIDMVHVPYKGCAPALSDGLGGQVPVMFNAISNISPQLKSGKIKLLAVATRHRVPFHPDVPALAEMPGFQDYDFAVWLGFFVTAKTPQPIVDKLRTEFLALARDKDTREALSQRLFVPLDMDGPQLQKQIAEELVKWKKLADEYHITID, encoded by the coding sequence ATGTTCAACCGCCATGTCCTCTCGTCCAGGCCCGGCCGCTGGGGTGCCGCGCTGGTCATGACGCTGGCCCTGGCCGGGGCGTGTCGCGCGGCCTATCCCGAGCATCCCGTCACCCTTGTGTCGGCCTTCCCGCCCGGCGGCAGCACCGATGTCATCGGCCGCATGCTCTCGCCCAGGCTGGGGGAAATTTTCAAGCAGACCTTCATCGTCGAAAACCGCGCCGGCGCATCCGGCAACATCGCCAGCGAGTATGTCGTGCGTTCCGCGCCGGATGGCCAGGTCATCCTGATCGGCAACAACACCATGACGGTCAACGCCGCGCTGGGCGTCAAGCAGAACTTCGACCTGCAGAAGGATCTGACGCCCATCATGGCCATCGCCGAAACCCCGGTGGCGCTGGCCGTCAGCACCAAACTGCCCGTCAACAGCGTGCAGGAGCTGATCGCCTACGGCAAGGCGCATCCCGGCACCCTGAGCTTCTCGTCCTGCGGCACCGGCACCGCCCAGCATTTTGCCGGCGTCGAATTCGCGCATCGTGCCGGCATCGACATGGTCCACGTGCCGTACAAAGGCTGCGCGCCGGCCCTCAGCGATGGATTGGGTGGCCAGGTGCCCGTCATGTTCAATGCGATTTCCAACATCAGCCCGCAGCTGAAGAGCGGCAAGATCAAACTGCTGGCGGTGGCCACCCGGCATCGCGTCCCCTTCCATCCCGACGTGCCCGCCCTGGCGGAAATGCCGGGCTTCCAGGACTATGACTTCGCCGTCTGGCTGGGATTCTTCGTCACGGCCAAAACGCCCCAGCCCATCGTCGACAAACTGCGCACCGAATTCCTGGCCCTGGCGCGCGACAAGGACACGCGCGAGGCGCTGAGCCAGCGCCTGTTCGTACCGCTGGACATGGACGGACCGCAATTGCAGAAACAGATCGCCGAAGAGCTCGTCAAGTGGAAGAAGCTCGCGGATGAATACCACATCACCATCGACTGA
- a CDS encoding ornithine cyclodeaminase family protein, with translation MMNADPVWITEAQVTSLLTLAEAIPALESGLRLQAQGQAESMPKTMLQFGRNNLHALGARLGGYVGTKTWAHTEGGTCPLLLLWNAEDGQLAAVIEAFALGNLRTGGTTGLATGWLARPDAGVLAMAGTGKQALSQVAAVLAVRDIREVRVYSPTAARREDFAARIEAEFGARGVRARACATMAAACDGADIVTLATRAREPFLSAAMLGAGSHLNAIGAIAPDREEFQQDVFDRAAAVVVDDMSSARALSREFRTHYGQDWQGVQTLSERILRKERRPAGADITLFKAMGMGISDLALGTEILRRAREQGMGRSLPAPVKSKPRFFAAQPAAQAG, from the coding sequence ATGATGAACGCCGACCCCGTCTGGATCACCGAAGCGCAGGTCACTTCCCTGCTGACCCTGGCCGAAGCCATTCCCGCGCTGGAAAGCGGCCTGCGCCTGCAGGCCCAGGGTCAGGCCGAAAGCATGCCCAAGACCATGCTGCAGTTCGGGCGCAACAATCTGCATGCGCTGGGCGCGCGGCTGGGCGGCTACGTGGGCACCAAGACCTGGGCGCATACCGAGGGCGGCACGTGCCCGCTGCTGCTGCTATGGAATGCGGAGGACGGCCAGCTGGCCGCCGTGATAGAGGCTTTCGCGCTGGGCAATCTGCGTACCGGCGGCACCACCGGCCTGGCCACCGGCTGGCTGGCGCGCCCCGATGCCGGGGTGCTGGCGATGGCCGGCACCGGCAAGCAGGCCCTGTCGCAAGTGGCCGCCGTGCTGGCGGTGCGCGATATCCGCGAAGTGCGGGTCTACAGCCCCACCGCCGCCAGGCGCGAGGACTTTGCCGCCCGCATCGAGGCCGAGTTCGGTGCGCGCGGCGTGCGCGCGCGGGCCTGCGCCACCATGGCGGCCGCCTGCGACGGTGCGGATATCGTCACGCTGGCCACGCGGGCGCGCGAGCCCTTCCTGTCTGCCGCCATGCTGGGCGCCGGCAGCCACCTCAACGCCATCGGCGCCATCGCGCCGGATCGCGAGGAATTCCAGCAGGACGTCTTCGACCGCGCCGCGGCGGTGGTCGTGGACGACATGTCCAGCGCCCGCGCGCTCTCGCGCGAATTCCGCACGCACTACGGCCAGGACTGGCAGGGCGTGCAGACGCTGTCGGAGCGCATCCTGCGCAAGGAACGGCGGCCGGCCGGCGCGGACATCACCCTGTTCAAGGCCATGGGCATGGGCATTTCCGACCTTGCCCTGGGCACGGAGATCCTGCGCCGGGCCCGCGAACAGGGAATGGGCCGCTCCCTGCCCGCGCCGGTCAAGAGCAAACCCCGATTCTTCGCGGCCCAGCCGGCGGCCCAGGCCGGCTGA
- a CDS encoding cupin domain-containing protein — protein sequence MSEYHRDFARINGSFLDCGGQAPVSHNTQWAPIVVTKEEIDAEVERLASSPLPSSGRRESLIVHPSARDFAPGMAPGIQVRLSVLKPGESTEPFRHNATEVNFCIRGQGVTEVGGQHIAFKQYDVWNHPSYSHYSHRNDGQDLQVRLTYSNVPLLQFMDIYVADASAPSAPAPREAAPAVDDPRRRNPYGMFPITDDGGLLMPYETLINPTAVESRALHFAWDKVKPELDKLEALGKEYIGRRLYMYYNPATGRFNGITPSFFATMTIRPPKIIDRPHRHVSAAINYYFSGSGYSSVAGNRYEWKAGDLMLSAPGWAVHNHASYDDYVYELTVQDQPLNIYMESLLWQEDLHHPAVVLGKQEGFITNRKAA from the coding sequence ATGAGCGAATACCACCGCGACTTCGCGCGCATCAACGGCAGCTTCCTCGACTGTGGCGGGCAAGCGCCCGTCTCGCACAACACCCAATGGGCGCCCATCGTCGTCACCAAGGAAGAGATCGACGCGGAGGTCGAACGCCTGGCCTCGTCCCCGCTGCCATCCTCCGGCCGCCGGGAATCGCTGATCGTGCATCCGTCCGCGCGCGATTTCGCGCCGGGCATGGCGCCCGGCATCCAGGTACGGCTGTCGGTACTCAAGCCGGGCGAAAGCACGGAGCCCTTCCGCCATAACGCCACCGAGGTCAACTTCTGCATCCGCGGCCAGGGCGTGACCGAGGTCGGCGGCCAGCATATCGCCTTCAAGCAATACGACGTGTGGAACCACCCCAGCTATTCGCACTACAGCCATCGCAACGACGGCCAGGACCTGCAGGTGCGGCTGACCTATTCCAACGTGCCGCTGCTGCAATTCATGGACATCTACGTGGCCGATGCCTCGGCGCCCTCGGCCCCCGCGCCGCGCGAAGCCGCGCCGGCGGTCGACGACCCGCGCCGCCGCAATCCCTATGGCATGTTTCCCATCACCGACGACGGCGGCCTGTTGATGCCCTACGAAACGCTGATCAATCCGACTGCGGTCGAATCGCGCGCGCTGCATTTCGCCTGGGACAAGGTCAAGCCGGAACTCGACAAGCTCGAAGCGCTGGGCAAGGAATACATCGGCCGCCGCCTGTACATGTACTACAACCCGGCCACCGGACGCTTCAACGGCATCACGCCCAGCTTCTTCGCCACCATGACGATCCGGCCGCCCAAGATCATCGACCGCCCGCACCGCCACGTCTCGGCGGCCATCAACTACTACTTTTCGGGCAGCGGCTACAGCAGCGTGGCGGGCAACCGCTATGAATGGAAGGCGGGCGACCTGATGCTGTCGGCCCCGGGCTGGGCGGTGCACAACCACGCTTCCTACGACGATTACGTGTACGAACTGACGGTACAGGACCAGCCGCTGAACATCTACATGGAATCCCTGCTGTGGCAGGAAGACCTGCACCATCCCGCCGTCGTGCTGGGCAAGCAGGAAGGATTCATTACCAACCGCAAGGCGGCCTGA
- the dapA gene encoding 4-hydroxy-tetrahydrodipicolinate synthase, translating into MITLQKEALRGSIPPIVTPFRDGNVDYDRLASLIDFQARNGTHGVLINGTTSEPSTLTVEERNRAVDVAVQAARGRLQVVAATGSQSHADSVALSEHAARAGADALLLVTPYYVRPPQRGVAAYFIDIGRRVDIPLMMYHIPGRTAFKTDLRTLEDIAEALPHFVGIKHAVDDHSFVTEMLHRFGPEFRVFVGLEEFTFPMMCLGAGGTMNAVANVAPREVAELCNLVRAGQLEAARALHYRLFELMKMIFWDTNPIPLKYLMKRLGLLDRNEHRLPMVPASPELERRIDALADTLRLKAE; encoded by the coding sequence ATGATCACTCTGCAGAAGGAGGCGCTGCGCGGCTCCATCCCCCCCATCGTGACGCCTTTTCGCGACGGCAATGTCGATTACGACCGCCTGGCCTCGCTGATCGATTTCCAGGCCAGGAACGGCACGCACGGCGTGCTGATCAACGGCACCACTTCCGAGCCGTCGACGCTGACGGTGGAAGAACGCAACCGGGCGGTGGACGTCGCCGTGCAGGCCGCGCGCGGGCGATTGCAGGTGGTGGCCGCCACCGGCTCGCAGTCGCACGCCGACAGCGTGGCCTTGAGCGAACATGCCGCGCGGGCCGGCGCCGACGCGCTGTTGCTGGTCACGCCCTACTACGTGCGGCCGCCGCAGCGCGGCGTCGCGGCCTATTTCATCGACATCGGCCGCCGCGTCGACATTCCGCTGATGATGTATCACATCCCCGGACGCACGGCCTTCAAGACCGACTTGCGGACGCTGGAAGACATCGCCGAGGCCCTGCCGCATTTCGTGGGCATCAAGCACGCGGTGGACGATCATTCCTTCGTGACGGAGATGCTGCACCGCTTCGGCCCGGAGTTCCGCGTCTTCGTCGGACTGGAGGAATTCACCTTCCCCATGATGTGCCTGGGCGCCGGCGGCACCATGAACGCGGTGGCCAACGTCGCGCCGCGCGAAGTGGCCGAACTGTGCAATCTGGTACGGGCCGGCCAGCTGGAGGCCGCCCGCGCCCTGCACTACAGGCTGTTCGAGCTGATGAAGATGATCTTCTGGGACACCAATCCCATTCCGCTCAAATACCTGATGAAGCGGCTGGGCCTGCTGGACCGCAACGAGCACCGCCTGCCCATGGTGCCGGCCTCGCCGGAACTGGAACGCCGCATCGACGCCCTGGCCGATACGCTGCGCCTGAAGGCCGAATGA